The proteins below come from a single Chitinophaga pinensis DSM 2588 genomic window:
- a CDS encoding oxidoreductase, whose protein sequence is MKQQKVWFVTGASKGFGLSIVKQLLAKGVPVAATTRNLAELNKAVGEDDNFLPLAVDLTSEKSVEDAIAATVNKFGRVDVVVNNAGYGLVGGLEELSDAEGRQNFDVNVFGLLNVVRKALPYLRTQGSGHIINFSSIGGLVGDFPGFGIYCATKFAVNGLTEALATEVKPFGIHATIVSPGYFRTNFLASDSLVIPKHPIDAYANVRESQRAHQQSIDGNQPGDPEKAAAAVIKITDVENPPLHFFLGTDAYELAGKKLDALRNELETWKELTVSTAIEA, encoded by the coding sequence ATGAAACAACAAAAAGTCTGGTTTGTAACCGGCGCTTCAAAAGGATTTGGGCTCTCTATAGTAAAGCAATTACTCGCAAAAGGTGTTCCTGTAGCAGCAACCACAAGAAACCTTGCAGAACTGAATAAAGCGGTAGGTGAAGATGATAATTTCCTGCCCCTGGCAGTAGATCTTACATCTGAGAAAAGTGTAGAAGATGCCATCGCTGCTACCGTCAATAAATTCGGACGTGTAGATGTAGTAGTAAACAATGCAGGTTACGGACTGGTAGGCGGTCTGGAAGAATTATCAGATGCAGAAGGCCGTCAGAATTTTGACGTGAATGTCTTCGGTTTATTAAACGTTGTAAGGAAAGCATTGCCTTATCTGAGAACGCAGGGTTCCGGCCATATTATTAACTTCTCTTCTATCGGCGGACTGGTTGGTGATTTTCCTGGTTTTGGCATTTACTGCGCTACTAAGTTTGCAGTAAACGGACTGACAGAAGCATTAGCTACTGAAGTAAAACCTTTTGGTATTCACGCTACCATTGTTTCTCCTGGTTATTTCAGAACAAACTTCCTCGCTTCCGATTCACTGGTGATACCAAAGCATCCTATTGACGCATATGCCAATGTGCGTGAATCACAACGTGCACATCAGCAATCAATAGATGGCAATCAGCCGGGCGATCCTGAGAAAGCAGCAGCAGCGGTAATTAAGATCACGGACGTGGAAAACCCGCCTTTACACTTTTTCCTTGGTACTGATGCGTATGAACTTGCAGGTAAGAAACTGGATGCATTGAGAAATGAACTGGAAACCTGGAAGGAACTGACTGTCTCTACAGCGATTGAAGCGTAG
- a CDS encoding helix-turn-helix domain-containing protein, whose protein sequence is MLTETLEDFYQNKIKEVPANLSKETGHFNVFSLENHMGTTPPRYSRKTFYKIGLSRGHGFYHYADKSIEVSGTTLMFFNPNVPYTWQSLAPELSGFFCIFKEGFFTERIRGSMTDFPMFAQGGKPAYFLNDIQDQQVTNIFEKMMEEIRSDYVYKYDLLNNYVMEIIHYALKLSPSEKLYQQSDAKTRITSVFTELLERQFPIESPHQRFELRSANDFARHLSVHVNHLNRAIKETTGRTTTEHIFERLASEAKSLLKHTDWNISEISYALGFEEPAHFNKFFRRQVDTTPTAFRNI, encoded by the coding sequence ATGCTGACAGAAACACTCGAAGATTTTTATCAGAATAAGATCAAAGAAGTGCCAGCCAACCTGAGCAAGGAAACCGGGCATTTCAATGTATTCAGTCTGGAGAATCATATGGGAACCACGCCACCTCGTTACAGCCGTAAGACATTTTATAAAATAGGCTTATCCAGGGGACATGGTTTTTATCATTATGCAGATAAAAGCATCGAAGTATCAGGTACTACCCTGATGTTTTTCAATCCGAATGTACCTTATACCTGGCAATCGCTGGCGCCGGAACTAAGTGGCTTCTTCTGTATTTTCAAGGAAGGTTTTTTCACAGAAAGGATCCGCGGTAGTATGACTGATTTTCCCATGTTTGCACAGGGCGGAAAACCAGCATATTTCCTGAATGATATACAGGATCAGCAGGTAACAAACATCTTTGAAAAGATGATGGAAGAGATCCGGTCTGACTATGTATATAAATATGATCTGCTGAACAACTATGTGATGGAGATCATTCATTATGCCTTGAAGCTGTCTCCTTCAGAAAAACTGTATCAGCAGAGCGATGCAAAGACGCGTATTACATCCGTCTTTACAGAACTGCTGGAACGCCAGTTTCCTATCGAGTCACCCCATCAGCGTTTTGAGCTGCGTTCTGCCAATGATTTTGCACGACATCTGTCTGTGCATGTGAATCATTTAAACCGTGCAATTAAAGAAACAACCGGCCGTACGACTACAGAGCATATATTTGAAAGGCTGGCCAGCGAAGCAAAGTCCTTATTGAAACATACCGACTGGAATATCTCTGAAATCAGCTATGCGCTTGGTTTTGAAGAGCCTGCACATTTTAATAAGTTCTTCCGCAGACAGGTTGATACGACCCCTACCGCCTTCAGAAATATCTAA